One window from the genome of Vibrio sp. VB16 encodes:
- a CDS encoding AraC family transcriptional regulator: MKIKMTQLVSIGGVIDLLDACRHLPFNKVNNIDFDRLTELNQQSPNSYVPESTIISLWQLLDRYHTDKHIGITLGQQINPNSRGLLTSWMSQAASIGEALEIFTTNISLINASEVWEMHIEGQTCTLICNIDQNKGYPAMAIERSMSAVLSSLRALSNHTFSLHGAYFSYKKPTHCSHYTHVFGRNIKFSSENHCLVFPTKYLKLPIPTSSRLLKEIIAHQAMLTLNSLACSDIYQLVRKTILNGIESGEVPSVDEVSSKLFMSRQTLARRLQLENTSFKSILNDVRQQRALEEIQAGRNSLIEISYLLGFKDSSSFYKAFKRWYGVSPRKYSLNSNLALSLDLR; the protein is encoded by the coding sequence ATGAAGATAAAAATGACTCAACTTGTTTCCATAGGTGGCGTAATAGACTTACTCGACGCGTGCCGTCATTTACCTTTCAATAAAGTCAATAACATTGACTTTGATAGGCTGACAGAACTAAATCAACAATCACCAAATTCATACGTTCCCGAATCGACAATAATTTCATTATGGCAATTATTAGATCGTTATCACACTGATAAACATATAGGAATCACTTTAGGACAACAGATAAATCCAAATTCAAGAGGATTACTGACCAGTTGGATGAGTCAGGCGGCGTCGATTGGTGAAGCACTGGAGATCTTTACAACTAATATTTCATTGATAAACGCTTCTGAAGTTTGGGAAATGCATATTGAAGGTCAGACATGCACCCTAATATGCAATATTGACCAAAACAAAGGTTACCCGGCAATGGCAATAGAAAGGAGTATGAGTGCGGTACTATCTTCGCTTCGAGCCCTTAGCAATCACACATTTTCACTGCATGGCGCTTATTTTTCCTATAAAAAGCCGACGCACTGTAGTCATTATACCCACGTATTCGGTCGTAATATAAAATTTTCTAGTGAGAATCATTGTCTCGTTTTCCCGACTAAATATTTGAAACTGCCCATACCAACAAGCAGTCGCCTACTAAAAGAAATCATAGCACACCAAGCTATGTTGACATTGAACTCATTGGCTTGCTCCGACATTTACCAATTGGTACGAAAGACCATTCTAAACGGTATAGAATCGGGAGAAGTGCCTTCCGTTGACGAGGTAAGCTCCAAATTATTTATGAGCAGGCAAACTCTCGCTCGACGTTTACAGTTAGAAAACACGAGCTTCAAATCGATCCTAAATGATGTACGACAACAACGAGCATTAGAAGAAATACAAGCAGGGAGGAATAGCTTAATAGAGATAAGTTATTTACTTGGTTTTAAAGACAGCAGTAGTTTTTACAAAGCATTTAAACGTTGGTATGGGGTTTCTCCAAGAAAATATTCACTGAATAGTAACTTGGCATTGTCTTTAGACCTGCGTTAG
- a CDS encoding diguanylate cyclase domain-containing protein, with amino-acid sequence MLALDSRTLLVVTTLISIGSAMALISLWRANSQRDGVGFWALGMSAVAIASLLISGRGNFPVFISLIVANSLYVIGFLLLLRGIRVFIARPPLLLLDICLFPLSAVLFYYFYYIDQNLAIRIAVLSSAFVITCGAIVYSLLSERTAPWRSAAYMVASVFALFGVSHGARAIIALLSHSDNSFLTSSTSSSLVFLSGIFFIGGIAITLILLMHAVLNSELQIFSHAVEQCASSIIITNIEGSICYANPAASNKTGYSRKELVGQNPRILQSGKMLENEYATLWQTIVAGGTWRGEFHNRKKNGDLFWEIASIAPVKQQTGKISHFVAVKEDITALKQAKEQISHLANHDTLTGLPTRSLFTERLLEALIDAKHFDTKVAVFFVDLDGFKAINDNYGHDFGDRILKEMASRVRDCVGVGNTLARIGGDEFLVLLSNVVDQNAITLIAGRILQSVAKPYEVEKEQAYISASIGIAIYPEDGLLPQNLISKADEAMYKIKRQGKNNYTFCRH; translated from the coding sequence ATGCTGGCCTTGGATAGTCGAACTCTACTTGTGGTCACTACCTTGATATCTATTGGTTCCGCTATGGCGTTGATTTCTTTGTGGCGAGCTAACTCTCAACGAGATGGTGTGGGATTTTGGGCATTAGGTATGTCCGCCGTTGCTATTGCAAGTTTGTTAATCTCAGGGCGTGGCAATTTTCCCGTTTTTATTTCTCTCATAGTTGCTAATTCACTCTATGTGATCGGTTTTCTGCTCTTACTCCGTGGAATTAGAGTGTTTATTGCTCGTCCCCCTTTGCTGCTACTCGATATTTGTCTTTTTCCTTTATCTGCTGTTCTGTTCTACTATTTTTACTATATCGATCAAAATCTTGCAATTAGGATAGCAGTGCTTTCTAGCGCGTTTGTCATAACATGCGGTGCGATAGTCTATTCTTTGTTAAGTGAAAGAACGGCACCTTGGAGGTCGGCCGCTTATATGGTCGCCTCTGTTTTTGCCCTATTTGGCGTTTCACATGGGGCCCGAGCAATTATAGCCCTACTTTCTCATTCAGATAATAGTTTTTTGACCTCAAGCACTTCATCGTCGTTGGTATTTCTAAGTGGCATTTTCTTCATAGGCGGAATAGCAATAACACTTATTTTGTTGATGCACGCCGTACTTAATTCAGAGTTACAAATCTTTTCTCATGCAGTTGAGCAATGCGCCTCATCAATTATTATCACCAATATTGAAGGTTCAATATGTTATGCCAATCCTGCCGCCTCAAACAAAACAGGCTATTCCCGGAAAGAACTAGTAGGTCAAAATCCAAGGATTTTGCAATCTGGTAAGATGTTAGAAAATGAATACGCGACGCTTTGGCAAACAATTGTTGCAGGAGGCACATGGCGTGGAGAGTTTCATAATCGCAAGAAGAATGGCGATCTATTTTGGGAAATTGCGTCCATAGCACCCGTTAAACAACAAACAGGAAAGATTAGTCATTTTGTTGCTGTGAAGGAGGACATTACTGCATTAAAACAGGCCAAGGAACAGATTAGTCATCTTGCTAACCATGATACATTAACTGGGCTTCCCACACGTTCGCTTTTTACTGAAAGGCTGCTTGAAGCGCTTATTGACGCTAAGCATTTTGACACTAAAGTTGCTGTTTTTTTTGTCGATCTAGATGGCTTTAAAGCGATTAACGACAACTATGGGCATGATTTTGGTGACCGAATTTTAAAAGAGATGGCTAGTCGAGTGCGTGACTGTGTTGGTGTGGGCAATACGTTAGCCAGAATTGGGGGGGATGAGTTCTTAGTTTTACTTTCCAATGTTGTAGATCAAAATGCGATTACATTGATTGCAGGTAGAATCCTTCAATCTGTAGCGAAACCATATGAAGTAGAAAAAGAGCAAGCATATATTAGTGCGAGTATTGGTATCGCTATTTACCCCGAAGATGGATTACTACCTCAGAACCTGATCAGCAAAGCAGATGAAGCGATGTACAAAATAAAACGTCAAGGTAAAAATAATTACACTTTTTGTCGGCATTAG
- a CDS encoding ABC transporter substrate binding protein yields MSFLRKEYPLIYLVFLSGLLLLLTISKVHASEAIKKHLLLIYSYHPTFATTDKVLEGLRTGLGDLDVNIDVEFMDSKSTNNDISQKNFYTSLKYKLSTKIEYDAVVVSDDNALLFALKHQQELFLNMPIVFLGINDVDVAKAQNENPFVTGVVEAVSISENIEAILNMLPSHKKIAVVSDGTTSGKADMNNWKKLKNDYPDISWIPLSLSNLTWQEYKTELNNLNPNTCVLLLLSAYRDTEKVSMSFKESLYFSIENTTVPIVHPYVHGLGDGVLGGVVISHTQQAYEAGLMVRKYFRGVKIQDIPVLENSPNIPMFDERQLLKYDIEPSRLPNNTTILFQKKRILDTYSLEIIFSLLMVTVVLIAHSFIKSNKARLVKGNERKLQTILDSIDIYIYLKDVDGRYLFANRATRDQFGLSLKKIKGKNDFDLYDESIAQSAKKIDKLVLQGKEQYSQDEKLWREDLQEHQFFRTTKVALLDEKSNSYALCCTSFDITAQKRQEKLLEQTAYYDVLTGIANRVLFMDRLKLAMSQSRESGKTLFVAFFDIDDFKRINEQYGHELGDAVIKKLASRIQKAIATDSVLARLGGDEFHFLFESKLNGHEEVELVLSCISSPFYIEGIQINVTASVGITRCSQHHADAEPEHLIRQAEQALYIAKTNGKNQVQHFSSNEFHHYDSQRLKSLLCAFTAQEFVLHYQPKVSLMSGKVVGVEALIRWNHPTKGLLSPAEFLDDIEKYDLIKALDDWVFDEAISQANQWHKKGIELPVSINASHAYFRQKNIADILKSKLQLYPGFLSSLIEIEIVESNALENLVDVANTIRSCSELDILFSLDDFGTGYSSLTYLQQLPVSTLKVDRSFVIDMLVNATDRSILEGILGFCRAFSLTAVAEGVESIEHGRVLKEIGYDIAQGYGIARPMHHNQLLEWLGTWAPPEEWNLSPDQFFLKEPTHLTDLETNFT; encoded by the coding sequence ATGAGTTTTCTAAGAAAAGAATATCCCCTAATATATCTCGTGTTTCTGTCAGGATTGTTATTGCTTTTAACTATTTCCAAGGTTCACGCATCTGAAGCAATCAAGAAACACCTGCTGCTTATCTATTCCTATCATCCTACTTTTGCAACGACGGATAAGGTTCTTGAAGGTTTGCGAACAGGATTAGGGGATTTGGACGTGAATATTGACGTTGAATTCATGGATAGCAAATCTACCAATAATGACATATCCCAAAAGAACTTCTATACGTCTCTAAAGTATAAGTTATCGACTAAAATTGAGTACGACGCGGTTGTCGTGTCGGATGATAATGCATTGTTGTTCGCCCTTAAACATCAACAAGAACTGTTTTTGAATATGCCGATCGTTTTTTTGGGGATTAATGACGTCGATGTTGCCAAAGCTCAAAATGAAAATCCTTTCGTAACAGGAGTCGTCGAAGCGGTATCTATTAGTGAAAATATTGAAGCAATTCTCAATATGCTACCTAGTCACAAAAAAATAGCGGTAGTAAGTGATGGGACTACGTCAGGTAAAGCTGATATGAATAATTGGAAAAAACTTAAGAATGATTACCCTGATATTTCTTGGATACCACTTTCGTTAAGTAATCTTACGTGGCAAGAATACAAAACCGAGCTTAACAACCTTAATCCAAACACTTGCGTCTTGTTATTGCTATCAGCCTATCGTGATACAGAGAAAGTGAGTATGTCGTTTAAGGAGTCGTTGTACTTTTCTATTGAAAACACAACGGTTCCAATCGTTCATCCTTATGTTCATGGACTAGGTGATGGCGTTTTGGGTGGAGTAGTTATTAGTCACACCCAACAAGCTTATGAAGCAGGTTTGATGGTCAGAAAATACTTTAGGGGAGTAAAAATACAAGATATTCCAGTGCTTGAAAATAGCCCTAATATTCCAATGTTTGATGAACGGCAATTGTTGAAATATGATATAGAGCCTTCTCGTTTGCCTAACAATACAACTATCCTTTTTCAAAAAAAACGTATTTTGGATACGTACAGTTTAGAAATTATTTTTTCATTGTTAATGGTAACGGTTGTACTTATTGCCCATTCTTTTATCAAAAGTAATAAAGCGAGACTAGTAAAGGGCAATGAGAGAAAGCTTCAGACGATTCTCGATAGCATTGATATCTACATATATTTAAAAGATGTGGATGGGCGTTATTTATTTGCTAACCGGGCAACTCGAGATCAATTTGGATTGTCGCTTAAGAAAATAAAAGGCAAAAACGATTTTGATTTGTATGATGAAAGCATTGCGCAAAGTGCTAAAAAAATTGACAAACTCGTGCTTCAAGGCAAAGAGCAATACTCTCAAGACGAAAAATTGTGGCGAGAAGATCTTCAGGAACACCAATTTTTTAGGACAACAAAAGTTGCGCTACTCGATGAAAAATCAAATTCTTATGCCCTTTGTTGTACCTCTTTCGATATCACGGCGCAGAAACGACAAGAGAAATTACTCGAACAAACAGCCTACTACGACGTTCTTACCGGCATAGCAAACAGAGTGCTTTTTATGGACCGTTTGAAGTTAGCAATGAGTCAAAGTAGAGAAAGCGGTAAAACTCTGTTTGTTGCTTTTTTCGACATAGACGATTTTAAACGCATTAACGAACAATATGGGCATGAATTGGGTGATGCCGTTATAAAAAAATTGGCAAGCCGAATTCAAAAAGCTATTGCTACAGATAGTGTCTTAGCTAGGTTGGGAGGGGATGAATTTCACTTTTTATTTGAGTCGAAGCTTAACGGGCATGAGGAAGTTGAACTGGTCTTATCTTGTATTTCGTCACCTTTCTATATCGAAGGCATTCAAATTAACGTTACTGCGTCTGTAGGAATTACTCGCTGTTCCCAACATCACGCAGATGCGGAGCCTGAACATTTGATTCGCCAAGCTGAGCAAGCGTTATACATTGCCAAAACCAACGGAAAAAATCAGGTGCAGCATTTCTCGAGTAATGAATTTCATCACTACGACTCTCAAAGACTGAAGTCTTTGCTTTGCGCATTTACCGCTCAAGAATTTGTTTTGCATTATCAGCCCAAAGTCAGTTTAATGAGTGGAAAAGTAGTTGGTGTTGAGGCATTAATACGTTGGAACCACCCAACCAAAGGGCTGTTAAGTCCTGCTGAGTTTTTGGACGATATAGAAAAGTATGATTTGATCAAAGCACTAGATGATTGGGTTTTTGACGAAGCGATAAGTCAGGCCAACCAATGGCACAAAAAAGGGATAGAGCTCCCAGTGAGTATTAATGCAAGTCACGCGTACTTCAGGCAAAAAAACATTGCGGATATATTAAAAAGTAAGCTTCAGCTATACCCAGGGTTTCTCTCATCGCTCATAGAAATTGAGATAGTTGAAAGTAATGCGCTAGAAAATTTAGTCGATGTTGCAAATACTATTCGTTCTTGCAGTGAGTTGGATATCTTATTCTCGTTGGATGATTTTGGTACAGGGTACTCATCGTTAACGTATCTACAGCAGCTGCCAGTGAGTACGTTAAAGGTAGACCGGAGTTTTGTTATCGATATGCTTGTTAATGCGACTGATCGAAGTATTCTAGAGGGCATTTTGGGATTCTGTCGAGCATTTAGTTTAACTGCCGTGGCTGAAGGTGTTGAATCTATAGAACATGGACGAGTGCTAAAAGAGATAGGTTATGACATTGCCCAAGGTTATGGAATTGCTAGACCAATGCATCACAATCAACTCTTAGAATGGCTAGGCACCTGGGCTCCACCAGAAGAATGGAATTTGTCACCTGACCAATTCTTCCTAAAAGAACCGACTCACTTAACTGACTTAGAAACTAATTTTACGTAG
- a CDS encoding AraC family transcriptional regulator has product MINIDSADTVSVASVLDVVDVCGNLPPLAKTKFRALELSYLHQKTPLERIPESTFIELWHLIGEFHPCSNIGLVIGQRITPKSKGVLASWVSQSDTIGEALNTFQKNIILMNPSERWTISDDGIYCTLTLTVDPKKNYPILAIERSMSAMVTWARMLSAHSFPIKSAEFTFSQPKYRDHYDAVFGSELTFESEENRLTFKTDFLKLPIVSSNQYVKEVMAETAEKALKILNNTRDIKTLVTEIIIESVSKSNLIGIDIVASKLHISRQTLYRKLEKENTTYKAIVEDVRKQQVIASLSKSKPPSITELSYNLGFKDTSSFYKAFKRWFNTTPKEYLSRNKQYSSQDSIDIG; this is encoded by the coding sequence ATGATTAATATAGATAGTGCAGATACCGTTTCGGTTGCGTCAGTCTTGGATGTCGTCGATGTTTGTGGCAATCTGCCTCCCTTGGCTAAAACTAAATTCAGAGCATTAGAGCTCAGCTATCTACATCAAAAAACACCCTTAGAACGCATCCCTGAAAGTACATTTATTGAACTATGGCACCTAATTGGTGAGTTTCATCCATGTTCTAATATTGGACTCGTCATCGGCCAAAGAATCACACCAAAGTCTAAAGGTGTGTTAGCAAGTTGGGTAAGTCAATCGGATACCATAGGGGAAGCATTAAATACTTTTCAAAAAAATATCATCCTGATGAATCCGTCTGAGCGTTGGACGATTTCAGACGACGGTATCTACTGCACATTGACGTTAACTGTTGATCCCAAAAAAAATTATCCGATACTTGCTATTGAGCGCAGTATGAGCGCAATGGTTACATGGGCACGAATGCTTAGCGCCCACTCTTTTCCTATCAAAAGTGCAGAATTTACCTTTAGCCAGCCAAAATATAGAGACCATTACGATGCAGTATTTGGGTCAGAGTTAACTTTTGAATCAGAAGAAAATCGACTGACATTTAAAACTGATTTTCTTAAACTTCCAATTGTTTCAAGTAATCAATATGTCAAAGAAGTGATGGCAGAAACCGCAGAAAAAGCATTAAAGATACTTAACAATACACGTGATATCAAAACACTAGTCACCGAGATTATAATTGAGAGTGTATCCAAGAGTAATTTGATTGGGATAGATATCGTTGCTAGTAAGTTGCATATCAGCAGACAAACACTTTATCGAAAATTAGAAAAAGAAAACACAACCTATAAAGCTATCGTTGAAGATGTTCGTAAACAACAAGTCATTGCCAGTTTAAGTAAAAGCAAACCACCCAGCATTACCGAATTAAGCTACAACCTAGGCTTTAAGGACACAAGTAGCTTTTACAAAGCTTTCAAACGTTGGTTTAATACGACGCCGAAAGAGTACCTCTCTCGTAATAAACAGTATTCAAGCCAAGATTCAATCGATATAGGCTAA
- a CDS encoding alpha/beta fold hydrolase — translation MIRWKSILLLFITVALICGENDDNSDWIEKKYSNEASEFVWINRSKVHYRDEGNGETVILIHGTSSSLHAWDKWTEKLKQEFRVVRMDLPGSGLTGHETFNQYEVRHDVVFLNTFYKKLGIESAHVVGSSLGGKIAWEYSLQYPDKVKSLTLINALGYPQHEWPMPIELAQLPVLDKIIENFVPKFIVKQSLKDVYFDQRLITEELVNRYYDMSLFKRNREAFTQRVKASLDTGSNRITKISVPTLILWGKEDIYFPVKNAFRFDSDIAISKAVIYENVGHLPMEEVPEKSLADFKQFVEDVPKLAYID, via the coding sequence ATGATTAGGTGGAAGTCCATTCTATTACTTTTTATTACAGTGGCATTAATTTGTGGCGAGAATGACGATAACTCAGACTGGATTGAAAAAAAATATTCAAATGAAGCATCAGAGTTCGTATGGATTAACCGATCAAAAGTGCATTATCGAGATGAAGGTAACGGAGAGACAGTAATTTTGATTCATGGCACCTCATCTTCACTTCATGCATGGGATAAGTGGACGGAGAAGTTGAAGCAAGAATTTCGGGTTGTTCGGATGGATTTACCCGGTTCTGGATTAACTGGACATGAGACATTCAATCAGTATGAGGTGCGACACGATGTCGTTTTTTTAAATACTTTTTATAAAAAGCTTGGTATAGAGAGTGCGCATGTGGTTGGTAGTTCTCTGGGTGGAAAAATTGCATGGGAATATAGTTTACAGTACCCAGATAAAGTCAAAAGTTTAACGTTAATTAATGCACTAGGTTACCCTCAACATGAGTGGCCAATGCCAATTGAGTTAGCTCAGTTGCCTGTTCTAGACAAAATCATCGAAAATTTTGTACCTAAATTTATTGTCAAACAGAGTTTGAAAGACGTGTATTTTGATCAACGATTGATTACAGAAGAGTTAGTCAATCGTTATTATGACATGTCCTTGTTTAAAAGGAATCGAGAGGCGTTCACTCAACGAGTAAAAGCGTCATTAGATACAGGTTCAAATAGAATAACAAAAATATCAGTACCTACACTAATACTTTGGGGAAAAGAAGATATCTATTTCCCTGTGAAGAATGCTTTTCGTTTTGATAGTGATATTGCAATCTCTAAAGCCGTCATCTACGAAAATGTGGGTCACCTACCAATGGAAGAAGTACCAGAGAAATCGCTCGCAGACTTTAAACAGTTTGTAGAAGATGTACCTAAATTAGCCTATATCGATTGA
- a CDS encoding methyl-accepting chemotaxis protein, with amino-acid sequence MTAKIKITGVIVLVLSTIITLLSGMGYQNFKGASVNNFTESLEKEAFLIANSIEQRLNRNFDVLNTMSQQLAIDSSGDVNEQELIANLKNISTSLDVLNAYVATANGDTYSTSSNGLVAGFNAKQKQREWFVRAFNGDTNIVTTPYTSAEGDAVMSIAVPVKRNGVVVAVLCTNIRVDVITHFIENLSKSNQLFVSRKDGYILAAKYPEYIGKNLFELRPSYSEYANNENSQHSYTFDGQSYFVLSSKLPNLGWTVWAWNGWEDINAASNANLIQNLIVAAIFIFLSASITYAIVIRLMYRPIGGEPDIIEAVVLQIAKGDLTSSATSTSVQTGIYAAILSMADNLKGTVTEINDTTVSLNESSTKIAESAASVSLSSESQMKQIELTSTAMNEMTVTVDEVARNAVGASEAALEAHQQSDNGIQTVKEMNRSIENLSTDILHVQSVVNRLELETKSVGQILDVIRDIADQTNLLALNAAIEAARAGEQGRGFAVVADEVRNLANRTQASTDEIQSLIVKLQQESKTSVDLMSKNANAAKDTIQLAQKTSTALLTIQTAVSHIENMNNQIATAAEEQTVVAAEINASIVDINDLAKNTYDNSMSNSQQATELSMTADKLSSAVSEFKL; translated from the coding sequence ATGACTGCAAAAATAAAGATAACTGGCGTTATTGTACTCGTCTTATCTACTATCATCACCTTATTATCAGGTATGGGATACCAAAATTTTAAAGGTGCATCGGTAAATAATTTCACCGAATCTTTGGAAAAAGAAGCGTTTCTAATAGCCAATAGCATCGAACAGCGACTGAATCGAAATTTTGATGTATTGAATACCATGTCGCAACAATTGGCAATCGATTCTAGTGGTGATGTCAATGAGCAAGAATTGATTGCTAATTTAAAGAATATTAGCACGTCGTTAGATGTACTCAACGCATATGTAGCTACTGCTAATGGGGATACATATTCAACGTCGAGTAACGGTTTAGTTGCTGGGTTTAACGCTAAACAGAAACAACGCGAATGGTTTGTACGAGCGTTCAACGGAGATACCAACATCGTTACGACCCCATATACGAGCGCTGAGGGAGATGCTGTCATGTCGATTGCTGTTCCAGTAAAGCGGAACGGTGTTGTTGTTGCGGTACTGTGCACGAACATTCGAGTAGATGTGATCACGCATTTCATCGAGAATTTATCTAAAAGCAATCAGCTATTTGTAAGCCGAAAAGATGGCTATATTCTTGCTGCAAAATACCCAGAATATATTGGCAAAAACTTATTCGAATTACGCCCAAGCTACAGTGAATATGCTAACAATGAGAATAGTCAACATTCTTACACATTTGATGGCCAGTCATATTTCGTCCTTTCTTCAAAACTACCCAATCTTGGATGGACGGTGTGGGCATGGAATGGCTGGGAGGACATCAATGCGGCTTCCAATGCTAACCTTATACAAAATTTGATTGTAGCGGCAATATTCATTTTTCTTTCAGCATCGATTACCTACGCAATCGTGATCAGATTGATGTATCGGCCAATTGGAGGTGAGCCTGATATCATTGAAGCTGTTGTTCTACAAATTGCTAAAGGCGACCTTACTTCATCGGCGACAAGCACCAGCGTTCAAACAGGCATATATGCCGCTATTCTCTCTATGGCAGATAACCTTAAAGGCACTGTCACCGAAATCAATGACACAACGGTATCACTTAATGAGTCATCGACTAAAATTGCTGAATCAGCGGCGTCAGTTAGTCTCAGTTCAGAATCCCAAATGAAACAAATAGAGCTAACCTCTACAGCAATGAACGAGATGACAGTCACCGTTGATGAAGTTGCACGCAACGCAGTGGGAGCGTCAGAGGCTGCATTAGAAGCACACCAACAGTCAGATAATGGAATTCAGACCGTTAAAGAGATGAACCGAAGTATCGAAAACCTCTCTACCGATATACTCCATGTGCAAAGTGTTGTTAATAGGTTAGAACTTGAGACTAAAAGTGTCGGCCAAATACTCGATGTAATTAGAGACATTGCGGATCAGACCAATTTACTCGCACTCAACGCAGCAATAGAAGCCGCACGCGCTGGAGAACAAGGTAGAGGGTTTGCTGTCGTTGCTGATGAGGTTCGCAATCTGGCTAACCGCACACAAGCTAGCACAGATGAAATTCAATCATTAATTGTCAAGCTACAACAAGAATCGAAAACTTCAGTAGATTTAATGAGTAAAAATGCAAACGCAGCAAAAGATACAATACAACTTGCCCAAAAAACCAGTACGGCTTTGCTAACAATACAAACGGCCGTATCTCATATAGAAAATATGAATAACCAAATTGCTACTGCCGCTGAAGAACAGACTGTCGTGGCGGCGGAGATCAATGCTAGTATCGTCGATATCAATGACTTAGCAAAAAATACGTACGACAATTCAATGAGTAACTCACAACAGGCCACAGAATTATCTATGACTGCCGACAAACTGAGCTCTGCAGTTTCAGAGTTTAAACTCTGA
- a CDS encoding IS630 family transposase (programmed frameshift), with protein MDNFNNIDFKKLASQQKSIQMKMRLLALSHFKDGHSRTQIAKFLKVSRTSVNKWVQVFLDEGLEGLQEKPRTGRPAFLTTKQKEQLSQFIKNEAENPSGGRLVGHDIHTYIVQEFGQHYHPDSIYYLLNHMGFSWITSRSKHPKQSDEIQEDFKKFKIETILKIPGHIGLEHVDIWFQDEARFGQQNTTTRLWAETGTRPRAIKQQQFEYAYLFGSVCPSRGIGEAMVVPWVNKDIMTEHLKQIADMTEKGRHAVVVMDGAGWHTDDIANEFDNVSIIKLPPYSPELNPIEQVWSWLRQRYLANQSFEDYEDIVSQICSAWNSFLESRKRVTRMCSRAWVDLIS; from the exons ATGGATAACTTCAATAATATCGACTTCAAAAAACTGGCCAGCCAACAAAAATCCATCCAAATGAAGATGCGATTATTGGCTCTTTCTCACTTCAAAGATGGACACTCAAGAACTCAGATAGCTAAGTTTCTCAAAGTAAGCAGAACCAGTGTGAACAAATGGGTTCAAGTTTTTCTCGATGAAGGACTGGAAGGTTTACAAGAAAAACCTCGAACTGGTAGACCTGCATTTTTAACTACTAAGCAAAAAGAACAATTAAGCCAATTCATTAAGAATGAGGCTGAAAACCCGTCTGGAGGTCGACTGGTCGGCCATGACATTCATACATATATTGTTCAGGAATTTGGTCAACACTACCACCCTGACTCTATCTATTATTTACTAAATCATATGGGATTTTCGTGGATAACATCTCGTTCGAAACACCCTAAACAGTCAGATGAAATCCAAGAGGATTTT AAAAAATTCAAAATAGAAACGATCCTTAAAATCCCCGGTCACATTGGGCTTGAGCACGTTGATATCTGGTTTCAGGACGAAGCTAGATTCGGACAACAGAACACCACAACTCGTTTGTGGGCTGAAACAGGAACACGCCCAAGAGCGATAAAACAACAACAATTTGAGTACGCTTATCTGTTCGGTTCTGTTTGTCCTAGCAGAGGAATTGGAGAAGCTATGGTCGTGCCTTGGGTCAACAAAGACATTATGACTGAGCACTTAAAGCAAATAGCCGATATGACAGAAAAAGGGAGACATGCTGTCGTGGTTATGGACGGCGCTGGCTGGCATACAGATGACATCGCTAACGAATTTGATAACGTGAGTATCATCAAACTACCTCCCTATTCACCAGAGCTCAATCCGATTGAGCAAGTGTGGAGTTGGTTACGACAACGTTATCTAGCAAACCAAAGTTTTGAAGATTACGAAGATATCGTTTCCCAAATTTGTTCCGCATGGAATAGTTTCCTAGAGAGCAGAAAAAGGGTAACAAGAATGTGTTCAAGGGCTTGGGTAGACCTGATCAGTTAA